In Candidatus Hydrogenedentota bacterium, a single genomic region encodes these proteins:
- a CDS encoding glycerophosphodiester phosphodiesterase, producing the protein MYIAVAGLVAGAGCSTARKPEGPRGKVEVIAHRGASAYAPENTASSFRAAIDMGADWFELDCTLTKDNEIVVIHDDDTERTTGVKANVCDLTLAEMKAMDAGAWFDPKF; encoded by the coding sequence ATGTACATAGCAGTAGCGGGACTGGTTGCCGGGGCGGGCTGCTCCACGGCGCGAAAGCCGGAGGGGCCGCGTGGGAAGGTCGAGGTAATTGCGCACCGGGGCGCGAGCGCATATGCGCCGGAGAACACGGCATCCTCGTTTCGCGCCGCCATCGACATGGGCGCCGATTGGTTCGAGTTGGACTGTACGCTGACGAAGGACAACGAGATAGTCGTCATTCATGACGACGATACGGAGCGCACGACGGGGGTCAAGGCGAACGTCTGCGACTTGACGCTGGCGGAAATGAAGGCGATGGACGCGGGCGCTTGGTTCGACCCGAAATTCG